A single genomic interval of Luteolibacter arcticus harbors:
- a CDS encoding protein-disulfide reductase DsbD domain-containing protein, which translates to MKLSALLAAGLPFGMTTFAAEKSGHAEAELIAGVTSYQPGKPVPVGIKLKIEPGWHSYWVNPGVGGMPLSAKWTLPAGWTAGELQAPVPKRFMTGDLPGFGYEGEAVYRVDLTPPAGATGEAELKVALSWLTCNESACVPGDAEVSVNLPAGDGAASKDAAVLAAAEKKIPAPVKDLVMSVTEESDKMVVITLQAHLSIIGKFDPVGSSLFPATPEVIEAGEKPVFVKTGADNWTAKAKKNEYAEGPATLLDIVLTGGKLERPLIVSWRKEK; encoded by the coding sequence ATGAAACTCTCCGCCCTCCTTGCCGCCGGCCTGCCGTTTGGTATGACCACCTTCGCCGCCGAGAAGTCCGGCCACGCCGAAGCCGAGCTGATCGCTGGCGTAACCTCTTATCAGCCCGGCAAGCCCGTGCCGGTTGGCATCAAGCTGAAGATCGAGCCCGGTTGGCACAGCTACTGGGTGAATCCGGGCGTGGGTGGCATGCCGCTTTCCGCGAAGTGGACCCTGCCCGCGGGCTGGACCGCCGGCGAGCTCCAGGCACCGGTGCCAAAGCGCTTCATGACCGGCGACCTGCCCGGCTTCGGCTACGAGGGCGAGGCGGTCTATCGCGTCGATCTCACCCCGCCCGCCGGCGCGACCGGCGAGGCCGAGCTGAAGGTGGCGCTTTCGTGGCTGACTTGTAACGAAAGCGCCTGCGTGCCCGGCGATGCGGAGGTTTCCGTGAATTTGCCCGCCGGTGATGGTGCGGCGAGCAAGGACGCGGCGGTGCTAGCGGCGGCCGAAAAGAAGATTCCCGCGCCCGTGAAGGACCTCGTGATGAGCGTCACGGAAGAGAGTGACAAAATGGTCGTCATCACCCTTCAGGCCCACCTCTCGATTATCGGGAAGTTCGACCCGGTCGGCAGTTCGCTTTTCCCTGCCACTCCGGAAGTGATCGAGGCGGGGGAGAAGCCCGTCTTTGTGAAAACCGGAGCCGACAACTGGACCGCCAAGGCCAAAAAGAATGAATACGCGGAAGGCCCGGCCACTCTACTCGATATCGTCCTGACCGGCGGGAAGCTCGAGCGCCCGCTGATCGTGTCATGGCGAAAGGAGAAGTGA
- a CDS encoding redoxin family protein, protein MKQHTFLGAVLGAMICSSTAWAIEPGDAAPAFSVKNVKGEEVTLASQKGKVVVLEWVNYECPYVKKHYGSGNIPKLQEKYTGKDVVWITVNSSAEGAQGYLAAADLAERSKKEGNKASQIVLDTDGSVGKAYGAKTTPQLFVIDKEGKVAYNGAIDSKNTTDVKDIESADSYVSDALDAVLAGKSVDKAKTPPYGCGVKYAK, encoded by the coding sequence ATGAAACAACACACGTTCCTCGGCGCCGTGCTCGGTGCCATGATTTGCTCATCCACCGCCTGGGCCATTGAGCCCGGCGACGCTGCACCCGCCTTCTCCGTGAAAAACGTGAAGGGCGAGGAAGTCACCCTGGCCTCCCAGAAGGGCAAGGTCGTAGTCCTTGAGTGGGTCAACTACGAGTGCCCCTATGTGAAGAAGCACTACGGCAGCGGCAACATTCCGAAGCTTCAGGAGAAATACACCGGCAAGGATGTCGTGTGGATCACCGTCAATTCCTCCGCCGAAGGAGCGCAGGGCTACCTCGCCGCCGCCGATCTCGCCGAGCGCTCGAAGAAGGAAGGCAACAAGGCCAGCCAGATCGTGCTCGATACCGATGGCTCGGTCGGCAAGGCCTACGGTGCCAAGACCACGCCTCAGTTGTTCGTGATCGATAAGGAAGGCAAGGTCGCCTACAACGGCGCGATCGATTCCAAGAACACGACCGACGTAAAGGATATCGAGTCCGCTGACAGCTACGTCTCGGATGCGCTCGATGCTGTGCTCGCCGGTAAGAGCGTGGACAAGGCGAAGACCCCTCCCTACGGCTGCGGCGTGAAGTACGCGAAGTAA